A region of Ictalurus furcatus strain D&B chromosome 1, Billie_1.0, whole genome shotgun sequence DNA encodes the following proteins:
- the anks3 gene encoding ankyrin repeat and SAM domain-containing protein 3 isoform X2: MSELSDEASESEQLGSSLSVWLADSGSGQEELDVPLDLHTACSIGQYDVVAECIRRRKVDVDGRNLGGWTPLMYAAYIGHDNIVNLLLESGVSVNASTAKGLTPLMLAASCGNESIAYFLLQQGAELERKDGRGWTALLHSTSTGHQQMVKFLLDNNANANIKEPVFGFTPLMEAAASGHEIIVQYLLDRGARVEERNFRGETSRVLAMMYGHTKIASLIDMHCLRAKTGAYEELSSSEEDSAAPKARSSRSRARGPSIHDGPQAIARFKVTPKHDPPLAPPGYVTFRDVGEQNEGICNRDVTSPINELDGQSNSSRDELFFDNDMPTIRSSSSSSEGLPRLLGLSREASLESNEDSDQAKRSCPRRPSKSHHSKAKNRHSNSDSAGNYGTAAQSGPLPSYTGPKDLAEFLEQIGFSKYLPLLEEQDIDLRIFLTLTENDLKEVGITLFGPKRKMTSAIARWHSNARPPSDSLEQAYADKLEAEMQELAIQLHKRCVEVESLQGQVSQEKELRTVMEGCLMEEKMAWRGVQAELRESVKQIQGLNSTLHTLRSTHTQLTQATGKDGGAVYSEMLSKMESCEEKLADSLKSLCQSLQHLCTPEKSSNSWQGES, from the exons ATGTCAGAACTCAGCGATGAAGCGAGCGAGTCGGAGCAGCTGGGCTCGAGTCTGTCTGTGTGGCTGGCTGATAGCGGGAGTGGTCAGGAAGAGCTCGACGTGCCACTGGACCTCCATACCGCCTGCTCCATCGGCCAGTACGACGTGGTTGCCGAGTGCATTCGCAG ACGAAAAGTAGACGTGGATGGAAGGAACCTCGGCGGTTGGACACCGCTCATGTACGCGGCGTATATCGGTCATGACAACATCGTTAACCTGCTTCTGGAATCCGGGGTTAGCGTCAACGCTAGCACTGCTAAGGGGCTGACCCCACTAATGCTAGCTGCTAGCTGTGGAAATGAGAGCATCGCTTACTTCCTGCTCCAG CAAGGGGCGGAGCTTGAGCGTAAGGACGGACGGGGTTGGACAGCTCTTCTGCACAGCACGAGCACTGGACATCAACAGATGGTCAAGTTTCTCCTGGACAACAACGCAAATGCCAACATCAA AGAGCCTGTGTTTGGGTTCACCCCACTAATGGAGGCTGCAGCATCAGGCCACGAGATCATTGTCCAGTATCTTCTTGaccgt ggTGCACGAGTCGAGGAGAGGAACTTCAGGGGCGAGACGTCGAGAGTTTTAGCCATGATGTACGGCCACACGAAGATCGCGAGCCTCATAGACATGCACTGCCTGAGAGCAAAAACAG GCGCGTACGAGGAGCTGAGCTCATCAGAGGAAGACAGCGCAGCACCAAAAGCTAGGTCAAGCCGCAGCAGAGCCAGAGGCCCGAGCATACACGACGGCCCACAGGCCATAGCTCGCTTTAAAGTCACCCCGAAACATG ATCCGCCGTTGGCTCCGCCCGGCTACGTGACGTTCCGTGACGTGGGCGAACAGAACGAGGGCATCTGCAACCGTGACGTCACTTCCCCCATTAACGAACTGGACGGCCAGAGCAACAGCAGTCGAG atgAGCTGTTCTTTGATAATGACATGCCAACAATacggagcagcagcagcagcagcgaggGTCTGCCCCGCCTCCTCGGTCTCAGCAGGGAAGCATCGCTAGAGAGCAATGAG gACTCAGATCAGGCGAAGAGGAGCTGCCCCCGGCGACCCAGCAAGTCCCATCACTCCAAGGCCAAGAATCGTCATAGTAACAGCGACTCTGCTGGGAATTATGGGACGGCGGCTCAGTCCGGACCTCTCCCGTCTTACACAGGCCCCAAG GACCTGGCAGAATTCCTGGAGCAGATAGGCTTTAGTAAATATCTCCCTTTGCTAGAGGAGCAGGATATCGACCTGAGAAtcttcctcacactgactgaaaACGATCTCAAAGAAGTAGGCATCAC GTTGTTTGGCCCCAAGAGGAAGATGACGTCAGCAATAGCCCGTTGGCATAGTAACGCCCGGCCACCAAGCGACTCGTTAGAGCAAGCGTACGCTGACAAACTTGAGGCCGAGATGCAGGAGTTGGCTATTCAGCTCCATAAG cGCTGTGTCGAGGTGGAGTCCCTACAGGGCCAGGTCTCTCAGGAGAAGGAGCTGCGCACCGTGATGGAGGGCTGTCTGATGGAGGAGAAGATGGCATGGAGGGGCGTGCAGGCGGAGCTACGGGAGAGCGTCAAGCAAATCCAGGGCCTGAACAGCACACTTCACACACTGCgaagcacacacacgcagctcACACAGGCTACGGGGAAAG ACGGTGGTGCTGTGTACTCGGAGATGCTCTCCAAAATGGAGTCATGCGAGGAAAAACTAG ctgaCAGCCTGAAATCACTCTGCCAGAGTCTACAGCATCTCTGTACTCCAGAGAAAAGCTCCAACAGCTGGCAAGGAGAATCCTAG
- the wdr24 gene encoding GATOR complex protein WDR24 isoform X1 gives MEKMASVGTVSGRTMFCLLDAPANAISVCRDATQVVVAGRNIFKIFALEEEGFVERLNLRVGRKPSLNFSCADVMWHQADDSLLATAATNGAVVTWNLSRPCRNKQEHLFAEHKRTVNKVCFHPSEAHMLLSGSQDGFMKYFDLRKKESVSTFSGQSESVRDVQFSTKDFFTFAASFENGNVQLWDIRRPDRYERMFTAHTGPVFCCDWHPEDRGWLATGGRDKMVKVWDMTTNRAKEIYCVQTIASVARVKWRPERRWHLATCSMMVDHNIYVWDVRRPYIPFATFEEHKDVATGIVWRNQHDPDVLLSGSKDSTLYQHMFNDASRPEVRANPEGLSFGLFGDLAFAAKESLMAADGGRKPCPGGDRRYPIFFFKKHDVMERFAQVSSVLSVFECDPDGGGARMDWFIETASRYQLSGRPFAELCDHNAKVAKQLNRPQVSTTWTMLRIMYSDPGHPTPPANHNMSKLGNMPLMNSFNTKDMSAALNERNKENRQDTLETNLNNDENEETEGSDGQAEYLFGEAELDDDDLYSVEHDNQAAEEAEFSLPQEAFPLRHEIAEHAPAPELLAEKAESPQASGGETESVCLTPMESFSLISVSQLLFQPRLLPSFFNAIVKDTLAYYAEQGDVQMAVSALIVLGERIRREIDELTQEHWYMSYIDLLQRFELWNVSNEVIKLSTCSAITCLNQASTTLHINCSNCKRPMSNKGWICDRCHQCASVCAVCHHVVKGLFVWCQGCSHGGHLEHVMEWLKSSNHCPAGCGHLCEYA, from the exons ATGGAGAAGATGGCCTCCGTCGGCACCGTCAGTGGCCGAACCATGTTCTGCCTCCTGGATGCTCCAGCCAACGCCATCAGCGTGTGTCGGGATGCCACGCAG GTGGTGGTGGCTGGGCGCAACATCTTCAAGATCTTTGCGCTTGAAGAGGAAGGATTCGTGGAGCGGCTGAACCTGCGCGTGGGCCGCAAACCGTCGCTGAACTTCAGCTGCGCTGACGTCATGTGGCACCAGGCCGATGACAGTCTCCTGGCTACGGCCGCCACCAACGGCGCGGTGGTGACGTGGAACCTGTCGCGGCCGTGCCGTAACAAGCAGGAGCACCTTTTCGCCGAGCACAAACGCACCGTCAACAAGGTGTGCTTCCACCCCAGCGAGGCGCACATGCTGCTCTCCGGCTCTCAGGACGGCTTCATGAAGTACTTCGACCTGCGCAAGAAGGAGAGCGTCAGCACCTTCTCCG gtcAGTCGGAGAGCGTTCGAGACGTGCAGTTCAGCACGAAGGACTTTTTCACGTTTGCGGCGTCGTTCGAAAACGGGAACGTGCAGCTGTGGGACATCCGCAGACCTGACCGTTATGAGAGGATGTTCACTGCTCACACCGGCCCCGTGTTCTGCTGTGACTGGCACCCTGAGGACAG AGGATGGCTAGCGACGGGTGGGCGTGACAAGATGGTGAAAGTGTGGGACATGACGACCAACCGCGCCAAAGAGATCTACTGCGTGCAGACCATCGCCTCGGTGGCGCGGGTCAAGTGGCGGCCAGAGCGTCGCTGGCACCTGGCCACGTGCTCCATGATGGTGGACCACAACATCTATGTTTGGGACGTACGCCGGCCCTACATCCCGTTCGCCACCTTCGAGGAGCACAAGGACGTCGCCACGGGCATCGTGTGGCGCAACCAGCACGACCCCGACGTACTACTCTCCGGCTCCAAAGACAGCACGCTGTACCAGCACATGTTCAACGACGCCAGTCGGCCAGAGGTGCGTGCCAACCCCGAGGGCCTCAGCTTCGGTCTGTTCGGAGACCTAGCCTTCGCCGCCAAGGAGAGCCTGATGGCGGCCGACGGTGGGCGCAAGCCGTGCCCGGGCGGAGACCGCCGCTACCCTATCTTCTTCTTCAAGAAGCACGACGTAATGGAGCGCTTCGCACAGGTCTCCAGTGTACTCAGTGTTTTCGAGTGCGATCCCGACGGTGGCGGCGCCAGGATGGACTGGTTCATCGAGACGGCGTCCAGGTACCAGCTGAGCGGGAGACCCTTTGCTGAGCTCTGCGACCACAACGCCAAGGTCGCCAAGCAGCTCAACAGACCTCAG GTGTCGACCACGTGGACCATGCTACGGATAATGTATTCCGACCCGGGTCACCCGACACCACCGGCTAATCACAACATGAGTAAACTGGGTAACATGCCCCTCATGAACAG TTTCAATACGAAGGATATGAGTGCTGCTCTGAacgagagaaacaaagagaataGACAGGACACCCTGGAGACAAACCTCAACAACGACG AGAACGAAGAAACGGAGGGAAGCGACGGTCAGGCCGAGTATCTGTTTGGAGAGGCCGAGTTGGATGACGACGACCTGTACAGCGTGGAGCACGACAATCAGGCAG CAGAGGAGGCGGAGTTTTCTCTCCCCCAAGAGGCGTTCCCGCTGCGGCACGAGATCGCGGAACACGCGCCGGCGCCCGAGCTGCTGGCCGAGAAAGCCGAGTCTCCGCAGGCAAGCGGCGGCGAGACGGAGAGCGTGTGCCTGACGCCCATGGAGTCGTTCAGCCTGATCTCGGTGTCGCAGTTGCTCTTCCAGCCGCGCCTGCTGCCCAGCTTCTTCAACGCCATCGTCAAGGACACGCTGGCCTACTACGCCGAGCAGGGTGACGTCCAGATGGCCGTCTCCGCGCTCATCGTCCTCGGCGAACGAATCCGCAGGGAGATTGACGAGCTCACAcag GAACACTGGTACATGTCCTACATCGACCTGCTGCAGAGGTTCGAGCTGTGGAACGTCAGCAACGAGGTGATCAAACTGAGCACGTGCAGCGCCATCACATGTCTGAACCAGGCGTCCACCACGCTGCACATCAACTGCAGCAACTGCAAACGACCCATGAGCAACAAGGGCTGGATCTGTGACAG GTGCCACCAGTGCGCGAGTGTATGTGCAGTGTGTCACCACGTCGTGAAGGGTCTGTTCGTGTGGTGTCAGGGCTGCAGCCACGGCGGCCATTTGGAGCACGTGATGGAGTGGCTCAAGAGCTCCAACCACTGCCCTGCTGGGTGTGGACACCTGTGTGAATATGcctga
- the c1h8orf33 gene encoding UPF0488 protein C8orf33 homolog has product MQHSSTSAPFHWQRSDNSFAFNFSPEIASSSPQSIMDPNEPHLGHAADSDAGSGFAFHFQIPAGTEQKSDPKPSAGKTVTSEAAQSSESSADSKPKAKKKKKKKSGAGGGEEAEPENVNKTREEAPKQESTGLTTEQQLSRELDWCIEQLELGLMTQKSSTKQREEASRALKTLRSSKAPMVKKRQVMRAVSGDYRKKMQEDRDRQYKLIRSAMSSAKVTCVSEAGCRAVYHRRAETLRPPAHSTHTGEASLPAEHTDRVGDTFVFRPSGEEFHFNFSL; this is encoded by the exons aTGCAGCATAGCAGTACTTCGGCTCCGTTTCACTGGCAGCGCAGCGACAACTCCTTCGCTTTTAACTTTTCTCCAGAGATTGCATCCTCCTCGCCCCAAAGCATCATGGATCCTAACGAGCCGCATCTAGGACACGCTGCAGATTCAGATGCTGGCTCAGGTTTCGCTTTCCACTTCCAGATTCCTGCAGGAACGGAGCAGAAGAGTGATCCGAAACCCAGCGCCGGGAAAACAGTGACGAGTGAAGCGGCTCAAAGCTCAGAGTCAAGTGCAGATTCAAAACCTAAagccaagaagaagaaaaagaagaaatcaggagCGGGTGGAGGAGAGGAAGCTGAACCGGAGAACGTGAATAAAACGAGAGAGGAAGCGCCCAAGCAGGAGAGCACTGGACTG actacAGAGCAGCAGCTGAGTCGAGAGCTGGATTGGTGTATTGAGCAGCTCGAGTTGGGACTGATGACTCAAAAATCCTCTACCAAACAAa GAGAGGAAGCCTCTCGTGCTCTAAAGACTCTGCGCAGCTCCAAAGCACCGATGGTGAAGAAGAGGCAGGTGATGAGAGCCGTGTCCGGAGATTACCGCAAAAAGATGCAggaggacagagacagacagtacaAACTGATCCGCTCAG cgatgtcctcagcaaaGGTGACATGTGTATCGGAGGCCGGCTGTAGAGCAGTGTACCACCGGCGCGCTGAAACTCTCAGACCTccagcacacagcacacacactggCGAGGCTTCACTTCCTGCTGAGCACACAGACCGAGTCGGGGACACATTCGTGTTCAGACCTTCAGGAGAGGAGTTTCACTTCAACTTCAGTCTCTGA
- the wdr24 gene encoding GATOR complex protein WDR24 isoform X2: MEKMASVGTVSGRTMFCLLDAPANAISVCRDATQVVVAGRNIFKIFALEEEGFVERLNLRVGRKPSLNFSCADVMWHQADDSLLATAATNGAVVTWNLSRPCRNKQEHLFAEHKRTVNKVCFHPSEAHMLLSGSQDGFMKYFDLRKKESVSTFSGQSESVRDVQFSTKDFFTFAASFENGNVQLWDIRRPDRYERMFTAHTGPVFCCDWHPEDRGWLATGGRDKMVKVWDMTTNRAKEIYCVQTIASVARVKWRPERRWHLATCSMMVDHNIYVWDVRRPYIPFATFEEHKDVATGIVWRNQHDPDVLLSGSKDSTLYQHMFNDASRPEVRANPEGLSFGLFGDLAFAAKESLMAADGGRKPCPGGDRRYPIFFFKKHDVMERFAQVSSVLSVFECDPDGGGARMDWFIETASRYQLSGRPFAELCDHNAKVAKQLNRPQVSTTWTMLRIMYSDPGHPTPPANHNMSKLGNMPLMNSFNTKDMSAALNERNKENRQDTLETNLNNDENEETEGSDGQAEYLFGEAELDDDDLYSVEHDNQAEEAEFSLPQEAFPLRHEIAEHAPAPELLAEKAESPQASGGETESVCLTPMESFSLISVSQLLFQPRLLPSFFNAIVKDTLAYYAEQGDVQMAVSALIVLGERIRREIDELTQEHWYMSYIDLLQRFELWNVSNEVIKLSTCSAITCLNQASTTLHINCSNCKRPMSNKGWICDRCHQCASVCAVCHHVVKGLFVWCQGCSHGGHLEHVMEWLKSSNHCPAGCGHLCEYA, from the exons ATGGAGAAGATGGCCTCCGTCGGCACCGTCAGTGGCCGAACCATGTTCTGCCTCCTGGATGCTCCAGCCAACGCCATCAGCGTGTGTCGGGATGCCACGCAG GTGGTGGTGGCTGGGCGCAACATCTTCAAGATCTTTGCGCTTGAAGAGGAAGGATTCGTGGAGCGGCTGAACCTGCGCGTGGGCCGCAAACCGTCGCTGAACTTCAGCTGCGCTGACGTCATGTGGCACCAGGCCGATGACAGTCTCCTGGCTACGGCCGCCACCAACGGCGCGGTGGTGACGTGGAACCTGTCGCGGCCGTGCCGTAACAAGCAGGAGCACCTTTTCGCCGAGCACAAACGCACCGTCAACAAGGTGTGCTTCCACCCCAGCGAGGCGCACATGCTGCTCTCCGGCTCTCAGGACGGCTTCATGAAGTACTTCGACCTGCGCAAGAAGGAGAGCGTCAGCACCTTCTCCG gtcAGTCGGAGAGCGTTCGAGACGTGCAGTTCAGCACGAAGGACTTTTTCACGTTTGCGGCGTCGTTCGAAAACGGGAACGTGCAGCTGTGGGACATCCGCAGACCTGACCGTTATGAGAGGATGTTCACTGCTCACACCGGCCCCGTGTTCTGCTGTGACTGGCACCCTGAGGACAG AGGATGGCTAGCGACGGGTGGGCGTGACAAGATGGTGAAAGTGTGGGACATGACGACCAACCGCGCCAAAGAGATCTACTGCGTGCAGACCATCGCCTCGGTGGCGCGGGTCAAGTGGCGGCCAGAGCGTCGCTGGCACCTGGCCACGTGCTCCATGATGGTGGACCACAACATCTATGTTTGGGACGTACGCCGGCCCTACATCCCGTTCGCCACCTTCGAGGAGCACAAGGACGTCGCCACGGGCATCGTGTGGCGCAACCAGCACGACCCCGACGTACTACTCTCCGGCTCCAAAGACAGCACGCTGTACCAGCACATGTTCAACGACGCCAGTCGGCCAGAGGTGCGTGCCAACCCCGAGGGCCTCAGCTTCGGTCTGTTCGGAGACCTAGCCTTCGCCGCCAAGGAGAGCCTGATGGCGGCCGACGGTGGGCGCAAGCCGTGCCCGGGCGGAGACCGCCGCTACCCTATCTTCTTCTTCAAGAAGCACGACGTAATGGAGCGCTTCGCACAGGTCTCCAGTGTACTCAGTGTTTTCGAGTGCGATCCCGACGGTGGCGGCGCCAGGATGGACTGGTTCATCGAGACGGCGTCCAGGTACCAGCTGAGCGGGAGACCCTTTGCTGAGCTCTGCGACCACAACGCCAAGGTCGCCAAGCAGCTCAACAGACCTCAG GTGTCGACCACGTGGACCATGCTACGGATAATGTATTCCGACCCGGGTCACCCGACACCACCGGCTAATCACAACATGAGTAAACTGGGTAACATGCCCCTCATGAACAG TTTCAATACGAAGGATATGAGTGCTGCTCTGAacgagagaaacaaagagaataGACAGGACACCCTGGAGACAAACCTCAACAACGACG AGAACGAAGAAACGGAGGGAAGCGACGGTCAGGCCGAGTATCTGTTTGGAGAGGCCGAGTTGGATGACGACGACCTGTACAGCGTGGAGCACGACAATCAGGCAG AGGAGGCGGAGTTTTCTCTCCCCCAAGAGGCGTTCCCGCTGCGGCACGAGATCGCGGAACACGCGCCGGCGCCCGAGCTGCTGGCCGAGAAAGCCGAGTCTCCGCAGGCAAGCGGCGGCGAGACGGAGAGCGTGTGCCTGACGCCCATGGAGTCGTTCAGCCTGATCTCGGTGTCGCAGTTGCTCTTCCAGCCGCGCCTGCTGCCCAGCTTCTTCAACGCCATCGTCAAGGACACGCTGGCCTACTACGCCGAGCAGGGTGACGTCCAGATGGCCGTCTCCGCGCTCATCGTCCTCGGCGAACGAATCCGCAGGGAGATTGACGAGCTCACAcag GAACACTGGTACATGTCCTACATCGACCTGCTGCAGAGGTTCGAGCTGTGGAACGTCAGCAACGAGGTGATCAAACTGAGCACGTGCAGCGCCATCACATGTCTGAACCAGGCGTCCACCACGCTGCACATCAACTGCAGCAACTGCAAACGACCCATGAGCAACAAGGGCTGGATCTGTGACAG GTGCCACCAGTGCGCGAGTGTATGTGCAGTGTGTCACCACGTCGTGAAGGGTCTGTTCGTGTGGTGTCAGGGCTGCAGCCACGGCGGCCATTTGGAGCACGTGATGGAGTGGCTCAAGAGCTCCAACCACTGCCCTGCTGGGTGTGGACACCTGTGTGAATATGcctga
- the anks3 gene encoding ankyrin repeat and SAM domain-containing protein 3 isoform X1, translating into MSELSDEASESEQLGSSLSVWLADSGSGQEELDVPLDLHTACSIGQYDVVAECIRRRKVDVDGRNLGGWTPLMYAAYIGHDNIVNLLLESGVSVNASTAKGLTPLMLAASCGNESIAYFLLQQGAELERKDGRGWTALLHSTSTGHQQMVKFLLDNNANANIKEPVFGFTPLMEAAASGHEIIVQYLLDRGARVEERNFRGETSRVLAMMYGHTKIASLIDMHCLRAKTGAYEELSSSEEDSAAPKARSSRSRARGPSIHDGPQAIARFKVTPKHDPPLAPPGYVTFRDVGEQNEGICNRDVTSPINELDGQSNSSRGRSLDCLLVVVHTQKNNNNILCVYVCIDELFFDNDMPTIRSSSSSSEGLPRLLGLSREASLESNEDSDQAKRSCPRRPSKSHHSKAKNRHSNSDSAGNYGTAAQSGPLPSYTGPKDLAEFLEQIGFSKYLPLLEEQDIDLRIFLTLTENDLKEVGITLFGPKRKMTSAIARWHSNARPPSDSLEQAYADKLEAEMQELAIQLHKRCVEVESLQGQVSQEKELRTVMEGCLMEEKMAWRGVQAELRESVKQIQGLNSTLHTLRSTHTQLTQATGKDGGAVYSEMLSKMESCEEKLADSLKSLCQSLQHLCTPEKSSNSWQGES; encoded by the exons ATGTCAGAACTCAGCGATGAAGCGAGCGAGTCGGAGCAGCTGGGCTCGAGTCTGTCTGTGTGGCTGGCTGATAGCGGGAGTGGTCAGGAAGAGCTCGACGTGCCACTGGACCTCCATACCGCCTGCTCCATCGGCCAGTACGACGTGGTTGCCGAGTGCATTCGCAG ACGAAAAGTAGACGTGGATGGAAGGAACCTCGGCGGTTGGACACCGCTCATGTACGCGGCGTATATCGGTCATGACAACATCGTTAACCTGCTTCTGGAATCCGGGGTTAGCGTCAACGCTAGCACTGCTAAGGGGCTGACCCCACTAATGCTAGCTGCTAGCTGTGGAAATGAGAGCATCGCTTACTTCCTGCTCCAG CAAGGGGCGGAGCTTGAGCGTAAGGACGGACGGGGTTGGACAGCTCTTCTGCACAGCACGAGCACTGGACATCAACAGATGGTCAAGTTTCTCCTGGACAACAACGCAAATGCCAACATCAA AGAGCCTGTGTTTGGGTTCACCCCACTAATGGAGGCTGCAGCATCAGGCCACGAGATCATTGTCCAGTATCTTCTTGaccgt ggTGCACGAGTCGAGGAGAGGAACTTCAGGGGCGAGACGTCGAGAGTTTTAGCCATGATGTACGGCCACACGAAGATCGCGAGCCTCATAGACATGCACTGCCTGAGAGCAAAAACAG GCGCGTACGAGGAGCTGAGCTCATCAGAGGAAGACAGCGCAGCACCAAAAGCTAGGTCAAGCCGCAGCAGAGCCAGAGGCCCGAGCATACACGACGGCCCACAGGCCATAGCTCGCTTTAAAGTCACCCCGAAACATG ATCCGCCGTTGGCTCCGCCCGGCTACGTGACGTTCCGTGACGTGGGCGAACAGAACGAGGGCATCTGCAACCGTGACGTCACTTCCCCCATTAACGAACTGGACGGCCAGAGCAACAGCAGTCGAGGTCGATCTCTAGATTGCTTATTGGTCGTT gtacacacacaaaaaaacaacaacaatattttgtgtgtgtatgtgtgtatagatgAGCTGTTCTTTGATAATGACATGCCAACAATacggagcagcagcagcagcagcgaggGTCTGCCCCGCCTCCTCGGTCTCAGCAGGGAAGCATCGCTAGAGAGCAATGAG gACTCAGATCAGGCGAAGAGGAGCTGCCCCCGGCGACCCAGCAAGTCCCATCACTCCAAGGCCAAGAATCGTCATAGTAACAGCGACTCTGCTGGGAATTATGGGACGGCGGCTCAGTCCGGACCTCTCCCGTCTTACACAGGCCCCAAG GACCTGGCAGAATTCCTGGAGCAGATAGGCTTTAGTAAATATCTCCCTTTGCTAGAGGAGCAGGATATCGACCTGAGAAtcttcctcacactgactgaaaACGATCTCAAAGAAGTAGGCATCAC GTTGTTTGGCCCCAAGAGGAAGATGACGTCAGCAATAGCCCGTTGGCATAGTAACGCCCGGCCACCAAGCGACTCGTTAGAGCAAGCGTACGCTGACAAACTTGAGGCCGAGATGCAGGAGTTGGCTATTCAGCTCCATAAG cGCTGTGTCGAGGTGGAGTCCCTACAGGGCCAGGTCTCTCAGGAGAAGGAGCTGCGCACCGTGATGGAGGGCTGTCTGATGGAGGAGAAGATGGCATGGAGGGGCGTGCAGGCGGAGCTACGGGAGAGCGTCAAGCAAATCCAGGGCCTGAACAGCACACTTCACACACTGCgaagcacacacacgcagctcACACAGGCTACGGGGAAAG ACGGTGGTGCTGTGTACTCGGAGATGCTCTCCAAAATGGAGTCATGCGAGGAAAAACTAG ctgaCAGCCTGAAATCACTCTGCCAGAGTCTACAGCATCTCTGTACTCCAGAGAAAAGCTCCAACAGCTGGCAAGGAGAATCCTAG
- the zgc:112496 gene encoding uncharacterized protein zgc:112496: protein MSGGERLFCCEDPAVWRGIYAKYWAVVEAKAAGKQKSSGKLLELEKWYQEELPAAILARPERSLTHPELVKLMEWKLTRGKFRPRLKQLIGSNSEEAVLRCTKKAFALLPDVRSAIAELTTLKGLGPATASAVLAAGAPEEVAFMADEVVESIAELRPVQYTAKHFSLFLEKILHKTHQLNEADSQHDWTPHEVELCLWACAIANQIQPSLLEAFPLSYTANRETTEKTKEEETRKRPSKRRKTD from the exons ATGTCTGGAGGAGAGCGTCTGTTCTGCTGTGAGGACCCGGCAGTATGGAGAGGCATTTATGCGAAATACTGGGCTGTGGTGGAGGCAAAGGCTGCTGGGAAGCAGAAGAGTTCAGGGAAACTGCTGGAATTGGAGAAATG GTATCAGGAGGAGCTTCCAGCGGCCATTTTAGCTCGACCAGAGCGTTCTTTGACGCACCCTGAACTTGTCAAACTCATGGAGTGGAAATTAACC AGGGGGAAGTTCCGTCCCCGGCTCAAGCAGCTGATTGGCTCCAACAGCGAGGAGGCGGTGCTTCGCTGCACCAAAAAGGCATTCGCTCTCCTTCCTGACGTCCGATCGGCTATTGCGGAACTGACTACGCTCAAAGGGCTCGGACCTGCTACAGCGTCAG CTGTATTAGCAGCAGGAGCTCCTGAGGAAGTCGCCTTCATGGCTGACGAGGTCGTAGAGAGCATCGCCGAGCTGAGACCAGTTCAATACACGGCTAAgcacttctctctctttttggaGAAAATACTGCACAAAACACACCAGCTCAACGAAG CGGACAGTCAGCATGATTGGACCCCTCATGAGGTGGAGCTGTGCTTATGGGCATGTGCAATAGCCAATCAGATCCAGCCCTCCCTGCTGGAGGCGTTTCCCCTGAGTTACACTGCCAACAGAGAGACCACAGAGAAGACCAAAGAGGAGGAGACCAGAAAGCGGCCGTCTAAGAGACGCAAGACAGACTAG